One segment of Brassica napus cultivar Da-Ae chromosome C3, Da-Ae, whole genome shotgun sequence DNA contains the following:
- the LOC106431234 gene encoding putative F-box protein At3g22650 — protein MERQGGIDDKDPMKPEDGSKKPEDDSNIPKPDETIKPVTSCAINDTLFESEILHRLPMEDLSKARLTCKTWFKTLVEASFILRHLKVSNERFLRVEHEVSSINPIDSSVKSAPLPHFLGYGREQTLIHCDGLFLVHALNRSQSHLYLWNPFLGDSSQIFPSDSIFSFEYLGIGYRKVPANTPRNYTILGFSGKDEGSVEILDLETCVWKKLQAKLDSLLVMDYQSVVICTG, from the exons ATGGAACGCCAAGGAGGAATTGACGATAA GGATCCCATGAAACCAGAAGACGGTTCGAAGAAACCAGAAGACGATTCGAATATACCTAAACCGGACGAAACCATCAAACCGGTTACTTCTTGTGCTATTAACGATACGCTTTTTGAG AGCGAAATTCTTCATAGACTTCCCATGGAAGATTTGTCTAAGGCGAGATTGACATGCAAGACTTGGTTCAAGACTCTAGTGGAGGCTTCTTTCATCCTCAGACATCTCAAGGTTTCAAATGAGCGGTTTCTACGTGTTGAACATGAGGTTTCATCGATCAATCCAATCGATTCTTCTGTGAAGTCTGCCCCATTACCACATTTCCTTGGCTACGGAAGGGAGCAAACACTTATCCACTGTGATGGTTTATTCCTCGTGCATGCTCTTAACCGGAGTCAATCCCACCTCTACTTGTGGAATCCATTCCTCGGAGACTCTAGCCAGATATTCCCGAGCGATAGCATCTTTTCGTTTGAATACTTGGGTATAGGTTATCGTAAGGTCCCAGCCAATACTCCAAGAAACTATACAATATTGGGGTTCTCAGGGAAAGATGAAGGGTCTGTGGAGATTTTGGATTTGGAAACTTGTGTATGGAAGAAACTTCAAGCGAAGCTTGACTCCCTTCTTGTCATGGATTATCAATCGGTGGTAATATGTACTGGCTAA
- the LOC106431259 gene encoding lactoylglutathione lyase-like isoform X1 yields the protein MTTRMAGFGEEESGISDSEIIEGFLRPKIEGEAVAIPGLIVELGEELYTREPWLLPQTAHPILNPREWLYLGKPNRNNFPVDHEGCWVRIGSAILIRSEETDEIIGGTSRFRYRFRNKGDKHALRWSNWFMKELLKRLDFSEMKFSLYFLGYEDTSTAPTERTVWTFGRPATIELTHNWVTESDPEFKGGNSEPREFGNTGVTVDDVHKACERFEQLGVEFVKKPNDGKMKNIAFIKDPDGYWIEIFNLKSIGTTTGNAA from the exons ATGACGACGAGGATGGCAGGATTCGGCGAGGAAGAAAGTGGGATCTCAGACAGTGAGATCATAGAGGGTTTTCTGCGGCCAAAGATTGAAGGAGAAGCAGTGGCGATTCCGGGATTGATAGTGGAATTGGGGGAGGAGTTGTACACTCGAGAGCCATGGCTCCTTCCGCAGACAGCCCATCCCATCCTTAACCCTCGAGAGTGGCTCTACTTGGGGAAACCGAATCGAAATAATTTCCCCGTTGATCACGAAGGGTGTTGGGTTCGCATTGGAAGTGCCATCTTGATCCGATCCGAGGAGACTGATGAAATAATTGGGGGAACGTCGAGATTCAGATATCGCTTCAGGAACAAGGGGGACAAACATGCTCTGAGGTGGAGTAATTGGTTCATGAAAGA ATTGCTGAAAAGGCTTGATTTCTCTGAGATGAAATTCAGCTTGTACTTCCTGGGCTACGAG GATACTTCAACAGCTCCAACTGAGAGAACGGTTTGGACCTTTGGTCGACCCGCAACAATTGAACTGACTCA TAACTGGGTTACGGAGAGTGATCCGGAGTTTAAAGGTGGGAACTCCGAGCCTCGTGAATTTG GGAATACTGGGGTGACGGTTGATGATGTGCACAAGGCATGCGAGAGATTTGAACAGCTGGGAGTAGAGTTTGTCAAGAAACCGAACGATG GAAAGATGAAGAATATAGCCTTCATCAAGGATCCTGATGGCTACTGGATCGAGATCTTTAATCTCAAGTCTATCGGGACAACAACCGGAAACGCAGCTTGA
- the LOC106431259 gene encoding lactoylglutathione lyase-like isoform X2: MTTRMAGFGEEESGISDSEIIEGFLRPKIEGEAVAIPGLIVELGEELYTREPWLLPQTAHPILNPREWLYLGKPNRNNFPVDHEGCWVRIGSAILIRSEETDEIIGGTSRFRYRFRNKGDKHALRLLKRLDFSEMKFSLYFLGYEDTSTAPTERTVWTFGRPATIELTHNWVTESDPEFKGGNSEPREFGNTGVTVDDVHKACERFEQLGVEFVKKPNDGKMKNIAFIKDPDGYWIEIFNLKSIGTTTGNAA, from the exons ATGACGACGAGGATGGCAGGATTCGGCGAGGAAGAAAGTGGGATCTCAGACAGTGAGATCATAGAGGGTTTTCTGCGGCCAAAGATTGAAGGAGAAGCAGTGGCGATTCCGGGATTGATAGTGGAATTGGGGGAGGAGTTGTACACTCGAGAGCCATGGCTCCTTCCGCAGACAGCCCATCCCATCCTTAACCCTCGAGAGTGGCTCTACTTGGGGAAACCGAATCGAAATAATTTCCCCGTTGATCACGAAGGGTGTTGGGTTCGCATTGGAAGTGCCATCTTGATCCGATCCGAGGAGACTGATGAAATAATTGGGGGAACGTCGAGATTCAGATATCGCTTCAGGAACAAGGGGGACAAACATGCTCTGAG ATTGCTGAAAAGGCTTGATTTCTCTGAGATGAAATTCAGCTTGTACTTCCTGGGCTACGAG GATACTTCAACAGCTCCAACTGAGAGAACGGTTTGGACCTTTGGTCGACCCGCAACAATTGAACTGACTCA TAACTGGGTTACGGAGAGTGATCCGGAGTTTAAAGGTGGGAACTCCGAGCCTCGTGAATTTG GGAATACTGGGGTGACGGTTGATGATGTGCACAAGGCATGCGAGAGATTTGAACAGCTGGGAGTAGAGTTTGTCAAGAAACCGAACGATG GAAAGATGAAGAATATAGCCTTCATCAAGGATCCTGATGGCTACTGGATCGAGATCTTTAATCTCAAGTCTATCGGGACAACAACCGGAAACGCAGCTTGA
- the LOC106431259 gene encoding lactoylglutathione lyase-like isoform X3, protein MTTRMAGFGEEESGISDSEIIEGFLRPKIEGEAVAIPGLIVELGEELYTREPWLLPQTAHPILNPREWLYLGKPNRNNFPVDHEGCWVRIGSAILIRSEETDEIIGGTSRFRYRFRNKGDKHALRWSNWFMKELLKRLDFSEMKFSLYFLGYEDTSTAPTERTVWTFGRPATIELTHNWVTESDPEFKGGNSEPREFGNTGVTVDDVHKACERFEQLGVEFVKKPNDVGRKDEEYSLHQGS, encoded by the exons ATGACGACGAGGATGGCAGGATTCGGCGAGGAAGAAAGTGGGATCTCAGACAGTGAGATCATAGAGGGTTTTCTGCGGCCAAAGATTGAAGGAGAAGCAGTGGCGATTCCGGGATTGATAGTGGAATTGGGGGAGGAGTTGTACACTCGAGAGCCATGGCTCCTTCCGCAGACAGCCCATCCCATCCTTAACCCTCGAGAGTGGCTCTACTTGGGGAAACCGAATCGAAATAATTTCCCCGTTGATCACGAAGGGTGTTGGGTTCGCATTGGAAGTGCCATCTTGATCCGATCCGAGGAGACTGATGAAATAATTGGGGGAACGTCGAGATTCAGATATCGCTTCAGGAACAAGGGGGACAAACATGCTCTGAGGTGGAGTAATTGGTTCATGAAAGA ATTGCTGAAAAGGCTTGATTTCTCTGAGATGAAATTCAGCTTGTACTTCCTGGGCTACGAG GATACTTCAACAGCTCCAACTGAGAGAACGGTTTGGACCTTTGGTCGACCCGCAACAATTGAACTGACTCA TAACTGGGTTACGGAGAGTGATCCGGAGTTTAAAGGTGGGAACTCCGAGCCTCGTGAATTTG GGAATACTGGGGTGACGGTTGATGATGTGCACAAGGCATGCGAGAGATTTGAACAGCTGGGAGTAGAGTTTGTCAAGAAACCGAACGATG TTGGCAGGAAAGATGAAGAATATAGCCTTCATCAAGGATCCTGA